In the genome of Limnobaculum zhutongyuii, one region contains:
- a CDS encoding TorD/DmsD family molecular chaperone: MNEFSVVCRILGSLFYRSSQDPVLDPLFALVADGKLKQHWPLEQDDLLDRMGQGLDRKVLEADYQAMFAAEGSVSPYASDYEDGAEEAATRAFLTQCGMPLTEAPADHFGLLLLAASWIEDNALEFDEVQAQLALFDDYLLPWCGRFLGKVEAHATTGFYRTLSMVTREALQAMRDELAEVSSDEGNE; this comes from the coding sequence ATGAATGAGTTTTCTGTAGTCTGCCGTATTCTGGGTTCACTGTTCTATCGCAGTTCTCAGGATCCGGTTCTGGATCCGTTGTTTGCGCTTGTAGCGGACGGCAAGTTGAAACAACACTGGCCGCTGGAGCAAGACGATCTGCTGGACCGTATGGGACAGGGACTGGATCGTAAGGTTCTGGAAGCTGACTATCAGGCAATGTTCGCCGCAGAGGGTAGCGTTTCGCCATATGCTTCTGATTACGAAGATGGTGCAGAAGAAGCGGCCACTCGCGCTTTTCTGACTCAATGCGGTATGCCATTAACCGAAGCGCCAGCCGATCATTTTGGCCTGCTGCTATTGGCAGCCTCATGGATTGAAGATAATGCTCTGGAGTTTGATGAAGTTCAGGCTCAACTGGCACTGTTTGATGACTATTTGCTGCCGTGGTGTGGGCGTTTTCTGGGTAAAGTTGAAGCACATGCTACAACCGGTTTTTACCGCACCTTATCGATGGTGACGCGAGAAGCGCTGCAGGCAATGCGTGATGAGCTGGCTGAAGTTTCCTCTGATGAAGGGAATGAATAA
- a CDS encoding DUF4139 domain-containing protein, with protein MSLITSGRFQTTVLGAAVALACSISAQANTLTEKMTLDNVTVFIRGAELFNSGKVTLPAGESEVIFTNIATGLNEQSLMVEADNGVVVQSSGVRRDFLSENVSPEVESLKKQIEAEVREQSKLNVQREVIQAQLAVLESNRALGSEKEGTSVEQVSQMLQLVNGKMNELLMSDIDLREKLVEVEKNINKLNNQLEEAQQKSAQAVNQVVVKFYAPKAASSNIKLSYVISSAGWVPTYDIRVDSITEPVKLGYKANVFQNSGINWDKVNLTLSTGNPSEGAQAPRLSPWYVDLYRQPILSSKSARYDREASVPMAAPAPVMEMQEDRVVQAEMAAAERRAKTSKPLSDYVVTDVGGVNTRFSIALPYNIAADGKGHSVLIKQVDVQGDYRYVVVPKLEPDAFLQVQLKDWEKLNLLPGKSNIFFEGSFVGQGYIDIRRVKETLDLSLGRDKKIVVTRENEKQVTGKAEFFGNSVSQQYTYTLDIKNTRKEPVKLVVQDQVPVSKDASVTVEGLKYDGATFDKNTGEVQWSLDLTPNELRKRGLSYTVKYPKDQQVIGL; from the coding sequence ATGTCATTAATTACCTCCGGTCGTTTCCAAACTACGGTACTGGGAGCCGCCGTGGCACTGGCTTGTTCCATATCCGCTCAGGCTAATACTCTCACAGAAAAAATGACGTTAGATAACGTTACGGTGTTTATTCGCGGTGCCGAGCTGTTTAACAGCGGCAAAGTAACCTTGCCTGCCGGCGAGAGTGAAGTGATATTCACCAATATTGCTACCGGTCTGAATGAACAAAGCCTGATGGTTGAAGCGGATAACGGTGTGGTGGTTCAGTCATCAGGAGTACGGCGAGATTTTCTCAGTGAAAACGTTTCACCAGAAGTGGAATCGCTGAAAAAACAAATTGAAGCGGAAGTGCGCGAACAGAGCAAACTGAACGTACAGCGCGAAGTGATTCAGGCTCAACTGGCCGTACTGGAAAGCAATCGCGCGCTGGGCAGTGAAAAAGAAGGAACTTCGGTTGAACAAGTAAGCCAAATGCTACAGTTGGTTAATGGCAAAATGAATGAACTCTTGATGAGTGATATTGACCTCAGAGAGAAGTTGGTCGAAGTCGAAAAAAATATTAATAAACTGAACAATCAACTGGAAGAAGCCCAACAGAAAAGCGCTCAGGCAGTTAATCAGGTGGTGGTTAAGTTTTATGCACCTAAAGCGGCATCCAGTAACATTAAACTTTCCTATGTGATTAGCTCAGCGGGCTGGGTTCCTACCTATGATATTCGGGTTGATAGCATTACTGAACCGGTGAAGCTGGGCTATAAGGCTAATGTCTTCCAGAATAGCGGCATTAACTGGGATAAAGTTAATCTGACTCTTTCTACCGGTAATCCAAGCGAAGGCGCTCAGGCACCGCGGTTATCTCCGTGGTATGTTGATCTGTATCGACAGCCAATTCTGTCGTCGAAAAGTGCCCGGTATGATAGAGAGGCGTCTGTGCCAATGGCGGCGCCAGCTCCCGTAATGGAAATGCAGGAAGACAGGGTAGTTCAGGCAGAGATGGCTGCTGCTGAGAGAAGAGCTAAGACATCCAAGCCACTGTCTGACTATGTGGTTACCGATGTTGGCGGTGTGAATACTCGTTTTAGTATCGCTTTACCGTATAATATTGCCGCTGATGGCAAAGGACATTCAGTGTTGATTAAACAGGTGGATGTTCAGGGGGACTATCGCTATGTGGTAGTACCTAAACTGGAGCCGGATGCGTTCTTACAGGTACAGTTAAAAGATTGGGAAAAACTGAACCTGCTGCCAGGAAAATCCAATATCTTCTTTGAAGGCTCGTTTGTAGGGCAGGGATATATTGATATTCGCAGAGTTAAAGAGACGTTGGATCTCTCTTTAGGCCGGGATAAGAAGATCGTAGTCACGCGGGAAAATGAAAAGCAGGTAACCGGAAAAGCTGAGTTCTTTGGTAACTCTGTCAGCCAGCAATACACCTACACACTGGATATTAAGAATACCCGGAAAGAACCGGTGAAACTGGTGGTGCAAGATCAGGTTCCCGTCAGTAAAGATGCTTCCGTTACCGTTGAAGGGCTGAAATATGATGGCGCAACCTTCGATAAAAATACCGGCGAGGTGCAGTGGTCACTGGATCTGACGCCAAATGAATTACGTAAACGGGGCTTGTCTTATACGGTGAAATATCCAAAAGATCAGCAAGTTATTGGTTTGTAA